A portion of the Agrobacterium tumefaciens genome contains these proteins:
- a CDS encoding ABC transporter permease, whose protein sequence is MTDNIKTTSGTSRLGYKINVVGVFGFLVIFLWAMVAIFAPYLIPHPVGEIVDLDYFGPMTSDLWLGSDYLGRDVFSRILMGARFTVGISLAAVTIACVSGVVLGMSAAVVGGWFDAALSRFLDAVNSIPSKLFGLVVVAAVGSSIPVLIVTLSVIYTPGAYRFARALAVNVNTMDFVTVARVRGESLLHLISSEILPNIIRPVLADLGVRFVFIVLLLSGLSFLGLGLQPPNADWGALVRENIGGLPFAAPAVIFPSLAIASLTISVNLLIDNLPQKIRDRSE, encoded by the coding sequence ATGACCGACAATATCAAAACAACTTCGGGGACCTCGCGCTTGGGTTACAAAATCAATGTCGTCGGCGTTTTCGGCTTTCTCGTCATTTTTCTCTGGGCCATGGTTGCGATCTTTGCGCCCTATCTCATCCCGCATCCCGTCGGTGAAATCGTCGATCTGGATTATTTCGGTCCGATGACCTCCGATCTCTGGCTCGGCTCCGACTATCTCGGCCGCGACGTGTTTTCCCGCATTCTCATGGGCGCGCGTTTCACGGTCGGCATTTCACTTGCGGCCGTCACGATCGCCTGCGTGTCGGGCGTCGTTCTCGGCATGAGCGCTGCCGTGGTCGGCGGCTGGTTCGATGCGGCCCTCAGCCGTTTTCTCGATGCGGTGAACTCCATTCCAAGCAAGCTTTTCGGACTTGTGGTTGTCGCTGCCGTTGGCTCCTCCATTCCTGTGCTGATCGTCACCCTGTCGGTTATCTATACGCCCGGCGCCTATCGCTTTGCCCGGGCGCTCGCCGTCAATGTCAACACCATGGATTTCGTCACCGTGGCCCGCGTGCGCGGCGAGAGCCTCTTGCACCTTATCAGCTCCGAAATCCTGCCCAACATCATCCGTCCCGTGCTGGCCGATCTCGGCGTGCGCTTTGTGTTCATCGTGCTGCTTCTGTCGGGCCTTTCCTTTCTCGGTCTTGGCCTGCAGCCGCCGAATGCAGACTGGGGTGCGCTGGTGCGTGAAAACATCGGCGGCCTGCCCTTTGCCGCGCCAGCCGTGATCTTTCCGTCGTTGGCGATTGCCAGCCTGACGATCAGCGTCAATCTGCTGATCGACAATCTGCCGCAGAAAATCCGCGACAGGAGCGAATAA
- a CDS encoding ABC transporter ATP-binding protein: MTNLVEIRGLKVEATTDSGRRIQIIRGVDIDIADGEIVALIGESGSGKTTIALTLMGYARPGCRISGGSVTVAGRDMVQLSEMERAKIRGTKISYVPQSAAAAFNPAQKIIDQVIEVTRIHDLMPPQEARQRAVELFKALSLPNPETIGDRYPHQVSGGQLQRLSAAMALIGNPDLVIFDEPTTALDVTTQIEVLRAFKSAMRKGGIGGVYVSHDLAVVAQIADRIVVLKGGEIQETGTTTDILENAQHPYTRELLTAFNDKVRTVAPLKQIDAKPLLDIEKLIAGYGTKGDDHMPLVRAVDSVSLAVYPGRNLGIIGESGCGKSTLARAIAGILPAASGHVIFEGRQLDADARRRTSNQLRRMQIVFQYADTALNPAKSIEDILGRPLTFYHGMRGKARDARIDQLLDMVKLPRSVRHRHPSGLSGGQKQRVNFARALAAEPSLIICDEITSALDTVVAAAIIDLLGELQRELNLSYIFISHDLSVVETICDEIVVMYGGQKVEHLATEAIKSPTHPYSKLLFSSVPKLDPKWLDNLQQDAELVRAFSKR; this comes from the coding sequence ATGACAAATCTTGTTGAAATCCGTGGACTTAAAGTCGAGGCGACCACCGATTCCGGCCGCCGCATCCAAATCATCAGGGGTGTAGACATCGATATCGCCGATGGCGAGATCGTCGCATTGATCGGCGAAAGCGGCTCCGGCAAGACCACCATTGCACTGACATTGATGGGATATGCCCGCCCAGGCTGCCGTATTTCCGGCGGCAGCGTCACGGTGGCAGGCCGCGACATGGTACAGCTTTCCGAAATGGAACGGGCAAAGATCCGCGGTACGAAAATCTCCTACGTCCCTCAAAGCGCCGCAGCCGCCTTCAATCCGGCGCAAAAGATCATCGACCAGGTCATAGAGGTCACCCGCATCCACGATCTGATGCCGCCGCAGGAGGCGCGCCAAAGAGCGGTGGAACTGTTCAAGGCATTGTCGCTGCCCAATCCCGAAACCATCGGCGACCGTTATCCGCACCAGGTTTCCGGCGGCCAGCTTCAGCGTCTCTCCGCAGCCATGGCGCTGATCGGCAACCCGGACCTGGTCATTTTCGACGAACCGACTACGGCACTCGACGTAACGACACAGATCGAGGTTCTCCGCGCCTTCAAATCAGCGATGCGCAAGGGCGGTATCGGCGGCGTTTATGTTTCGCACGATCTCGCAGTCGTCGCCCAGATTGCCGACCGGATCGTGGTGCTGAAAGGCGGCGAGATACAGGAAACCGGCACGACCACGGATATTCTCGAGAATGCCCAGCATCCTTATACGCGGGAGTTGCTCACCGCTTTTAACGACAAGGTACGCACCGTAGCGCCGCTAAAACAAATTGACGCGAAGCCGCTGCTGGATATCGAGAAGCTGATCGCCGGATATGGAACGAAAGGCGATGACCATATGCCGCTGGTGCGTGCGGTCGATTCCGTTAGCCTTGCAGTCTATCCCGGACGCAATCTCGGCATCATCGGCGAATCCGGTTGCGGAAAATCGACGCTGGCGCGCGCCATTGCCGGCATTCTGCCCGCCGCCAGCGGTCATGTCATCTTCGAAGGTCGGCAGCTGGATGCCGATGCCCGCCGACGCACCAGCAATCAGTTGCGCCGCATGCAGATCGTCTTCCAATATGCCGATACGGCGCTCAACCCGGCCAAATCCATCGAGGATATTCTTGGCCGGCCGCTGACCTTTTATCACGGCATGAGAGGCAAGGCGCGCGACGCCCGGATCGACCAGTTGCTGGATATGGTGAAGCTGCCGCGCTCGGTTCGCCACCGCCATCCTTCCGGCCTATCGGGCGGACAGAAGCAACGCGTCAACTTCGCCCGCGCACTCGCAGCAGAACCATCGCTCATCATTTGCGATGAAATTACCTCGGCGCTTGATACGGTCGTCGCAGCCGCGATCATCGACCTGCTCGGCGAACTCCAGCGAGAGCTGAACCTCTCCTACATCTTCATCAGCCACGATCTCTCTGTGGTGGAAACCATCTGCGACGAAATCGTCGTGATGTATGGCGGGCAGAAAGTGGAGCATCTGGCAACGGAAGCGATCAAGTCGCCGACCCATCCCTATTCGAAGCTCCTGTTCTCCTCGGTACCGAAGCTCGACCCGAAATGGCTCGACAATCTTCAGCAGGATGCAGAGTTGGTGCGAGCGTTTTCCAAGAGGTGA
- a CDS encoding Lrp/AsnC family transcriptional regulator yields MKLDRIDIKILYELQKNGRITNVELAELVNLSPSPCLMRVKKLQAEGYIEGYSAQININKLGQTLTVFTEITLKNHRQIDFARFLGVIEKIDQVVECHLVSGGYDYLLKFVTSGIVEYQSIMERLTDMDVGIDKYFSFVVLKSPIIKSHMPLTSLFPL; encoded by the coding sequence ATGAAACTTGACCGGATCGACATCAAGATCCTTTACGAACTCCAGAAAAATGGTCGCATCACCAATGTCGAGCTGGCGGAGCTTGTCAATCTCTCGCCAAGCCCCTGCCTGATGCGCGTCAAGAAGCTTCAGGCCGAGGGCTATATCGAAGGTTATTCGGCACAGATCAACATCAACAAGCTCGGCCAGACGCTGACGGTATTCACCGAGATCACGCTCAAGAACCACCGCCAGATCGACTTCGCCCGTTTTCTCGGCGTTATCGAAAAGATCGATCAAGTGGTAGAATGCCACCTCGTTTCAGGCGGTTACGATTACCTCCTGAAATTCGTCACCTCCGGCATCGTCGAATATCAGTCGATCATGGAGCGGCTGACGGACATGGATGTCGGTATCGACAAATATTTCAGCTTCGTTGTGCTGAAATCTCCGATCATCAAATCGCATATGCCGCTGACCAGCCTGTTTCCGCTTTGA
- a CDS encoding ABC transporter permease → MNSRILSLIARRLVVMLTTLLIVSFIVFSATSLLPGDTATILLGQSATPEAVAGLRTAMHLDDPALLRFVRWLFGLLHGELGTSYANNMAIADLIGPRFVNSMKLAGITTVIAVPLALTLGISSAMLRGTLYDRAVTILTIGVISVPEFMIATLAVLLFAVYLKWLPALSLVSEVHTVFDVLRVYAMPVITLTFVVSAQMIRMSRAAVIETLDTPYVEMALLKGAPRMRIVLRHALPNALGPIVNAVALSLSYLVGGVIIVETIFNYPGIAKLMVDGVATRDLPLIQSCAMIFCVGYLLLITTADIIAIMSNPRLR, encoded by the coding sequence ATGAACAGCCGGATACTCTCCCTTATCGCCAGGCGGCTGGTCGTCATGCTGACGACGCTGCTTATCGTATCGTTTATCGTCTTTTCCGCCACCAGCCTGCTGCCCGGCGACACGGCAACGATCCTTCTTGGCCAGTCGGCAACGCCGGAGGCCGTGGCCGGTCTGCGCACCGCCATGCATCTCGACGACCCGGCCCTTCTGCGTTTTGTCCGCTGGCTTTTTGGCCTGCTGCACGGCGAACTCGGCACGTCCTACGCCAACAATATGGCGATCGCCGACCTCATAGGCCCACGTTTCGTCAACTCCATGAAGCTTGCCGGCATCACCACTGTTATCGCCGTGCCGCTGGCCCTGACGCTCGGCATCAGCTCCGCCATGCTGCGTGGAACGCTTTATGATCGCGCCGTCACCATCCTGACCATCGGTGTCATTTCGGTGCCGGAATTCATGATCGCGACGCTCGCGGTTCTGCTGTTCGCCGTATATCTGAAGTGGCTGCCAGCCCTGTCGCTGGTCAGCGAGGTGCATACCGTGTTCGATGTGCTGCGGGTTTACGCCATGCCGGTCATCACGCTCACCTTCGTCGTGTCGGCACAGATGATCCGCATGAGCCGCGCCGCCGTCATCGAGACGCTCGATACGCCCTATGTGGAAATGGCGCTCCTGAAGGGCGCACCGCGCATGCGCATCGTCCTGCGCCACGCACTTCCCAATGCGCTTGGCCCCATCGTCAATGCGGTTGCTTTGTCGCTTTCCTATCTCGTCGGCGGCGTCATCATCGTTGAGACTATCTTCAATTATCCAGGCATCGCCAAGCTGATGGTTGATGGCGTCGCGACCCGCGACCTGCCTCTGATCCAGAGCTGCGCAATGATTTTCTGCGTCGGTTATCTCCTCCTCATCACAACCGCCGATATCATCGCCATCATGTCCAATCCGAGGCTGCGCTGA